A region of Flocculibacter collagenilyticus DNA encodes the following proteins:
- a CDS encoding class I SAM-dependent methyltransferase yields the protein MDLSEYRESDREKQRESDLLRLINASEHAAGKALDIGARDGHFSLLLASCFENVTALDLVKPQIQHEKITCVKGDITDLAFNDNCFDFVFCAEVLEHISPHLLATACTELGRVANEYILTGVPYKQDLRVGRTTCLSCGKKNPAWGHVNKFDEDRLQHLFSGFDVCEVSYVSKTNSFTNPISTWLLDLAGNPYGTYLQDEPCVYCNAKLMQPPQRTMLQKLFTKASFYIRNIQKPFIKEQANWIHVLFKKK from the coding sequence ATGGATTTGTCAGAATACCGCGAGTCAGATCGAGAGAAGCAAAGAGAAAGTGATTTGTTGCGCCTCATTAACGCTTCTGAGCATGCTGCAGGAAAAGCATTAGATATTGGCGCTAGAGATGGGCATTTTTCACTATTACTTGCTAGTTGCTTTGAAAATGTAACAGCGCTGGACTTAGTAAAACCTCAAATACAGCATGAAAAAATCACCTGTGTAAAAGGTGATATTACAGACTTAGCATTTAATGATAATTGCTTTGACTTTGTGTTTTGTGCAGAGGTGCTTGAGCATATTTCCCCTCATTTACTTGCAACAGCATGTACAGAGTTAGGGCGCGTTGCAAATGAATATATACTCACCGGTGTTCCCTACAAGCAAGACTTACGGGTAGGTAGAACCACCTGTTTAAGTTGTGGAAAAAAGAATCCGGCTTGGGGGCACGTCAATAAGTTCGACGAAGACCGTTTACAGCATTTGTTTTCAGGGTTCGACGTTTGTGAAGTGTCGTACGTGAGTAAAACAAACTCGTTTACCAATCCAATATCAACATGGTTATTAGATTTAGCAGGTAACCCTTACGGCACGTATTTACAAGATGAGCCTTGTGTCTACTGTAACGCAAAATTAATGCAGCCACCTCAAAGAACGATGTTACAAAAGCTGTTTACTAAAGCCTCATTTTATATCAGAAATATACAAAAGCCGTTTATCAAAGAGCAAGCAAATTGGATACACGTACTCTTTAAGAAAAAATAA
- a CDS encoding DUF2750 domain-containing protein — MSDAQLTDKQVEVINNMSDETRYEYIVSQAKQHQKIWTLSDEKGCLLINTGEEQCLAIFSHKQLATTWAAIDHPECTPLEIELSAFLNAWVVGMENDGFQLAIQPNVAGESLIATPSEFASNFGI; from the coding sequence ATGAGTGATGCGCAATTAACCGATAAGCAAGTAGAAGTCATTAACAATATGTCGGACGAAACCCGTTATGAATATATTGTCTCTCAAGCTAAGCAACATCAAAAAATATGGACATTAAGTGACGAGAAGGGCTGCTTACTGATTAATACCGGTGAAGAGCAATGTTTAGCGATATTTTCGCATAAACAATTAGCGACAACATGGGCGGCAATTGATCACCCTGAATGCACGCCGCTTGAAATTGAACTCAGTGCTTTTTTAAATGCTTGGGTGGTAGGAATGGAGAACGATGGCTTTCAGCTGGCTATACAACCAAATGTTGCTGGAGAAAGCTTAATCGCAACACCTAGTGAATTTGCTTCTAACTTTGGTATATAA
- a CDS encoding CPBP family intramembrane glutamic endopeptidase, with amino-acid sequence MSTIAPPTAKQKSPFLQAVAGQGVILVIALVLVFWPSTAINWWNDNWFFELGLGSVVAIIMYFFLYLLLIVSLNFTDTFHQLVRAIRPMLTSFSQPQLVLLAVLAGTSEELLFRGVFLYWLTIGIESGVALLGIELTKLIMLSEGVSVSLLSIMSGIFLSSLLFGLAHPISKVYILLTSLIGVVLGVIYVSINSMLVVIAAHSIYDYLAFYVLTKRPDWLKIGERLENAG; translated from the coding sequence ATGTCAACGATTGCCCCTCCAACAGCAAAGCAAAAGAGTCCGTTTTTACAAGCCGTTGCTGGGCAAGGCGTTATTCTTGTAATTGCGTTAGTCTTAGTATTTTGGCCTTCAACTGCTATTAACTGGTGGAACGATAACTGGTTTTTTGAGTTAGGGTTAGGGTCTGTTGTAGCAATTATCATGTACTTTTTTCTGTATTTACTGCTCATCGTTAGCTTGAATTTCACTGACACATTTCACCAGTTAGTACGCGCAATTAGGCCAATGCTAACAAGCTTCTCACAGCCACAACTAGTTTTACTAGCCGTGTTGGCAGGTACTTCTGAAGAACTTCTATTTAGAGGCGTATTTCTTTATTGGTTAACGATTGGAATAGAAAGTGGCGTAGCGCTTTTGGGAATAGAGCTAACCAAGCTAATCATGCTATCAGAAGGTGTATCGGTGAGCCTGTTAAGTATAATGTCTGGGATTTTTTTATCGTCACTATTATTTGGTTTAGCACACCCTATTTCTAAGGTATATATTTTGCTGACGAGCTTAATTGGAGTCGTACTAGGTGTGATTTATGTAAGCATTAACAGCATGTTAGTAGTAATAGCTGCACATTCTATATACGACTATCTTGCGTTTTATGTGCTAACCAAGCGCCCAGACTGGTTAAAAATCGGCGAGCGCTTGGAAAACGCAGGTTGA
- a CDS encoding sulfotransferase family protein — MTECNTTPSQSRSSATRKYFIIGLPRTATTSVCVAALKLGFKTAHTAYVKEAFEQAEVIADTPIFCDYPQLAEQYPAAKFIYLTRKPEKWLPSIKQLLQRMYVNLQRQDGGFNPILKRCYNEVFFPLTLDNIDSDDFLLGCYVQHQTQIEKYFKSAPERLLTIDVSEAGSFATFTRFLNASNNVNEDAGFEVVNTGNKVTTWKSIKHPLKVESTRNGKVDSGL, encoded by the coding sequence ATGACTGAATGCAACACAACTCCTAGCCAATCAAGGTCATCAGCGACCCGAAAATACTTCATCATTGGTTTACCTCGAACCGCAACCACCAGTGTGTGTGTTGCAGCGCTAAAGTTAGGTTTTAAAACGGCGCATACCGCTTACGTAAAAGAGGCGTTCGAGCAGGCTGAGGTAATTGCAGATACACCAATATTTTGTGACTACCCTCAATTAGCTGAGCAATATCCAGCTGCGAAGTTTATTTATTTAACGCGCAAACCTGAAAAGTGGCTGCCTTCAATTAAACAATTATTGCAAAGAATGTACGTTAATCTACAGCGTCAAGATGGTGGGTTTAATCCAATATTAAAGCGTTGTTATAACGAGGTGTTTTTTCCCTTAACGCTTGACAATATTGACAGCGATGACTTTTTGTTAGGTTGCTATGTGCAGCATCAAACTCAAATAGAAAAATATTTTAAATCAGCCCCCGAGCGACTACTAACCATAGACGTTAGCGAAGCAGGCAGTTTTGCAACGTTTACTCGTTTTTTGAATGCGAGTAACAATGTAAATGAAGACGCAGGATTTGAAGTAGTTAATACAGGTAACAAAGTGACTACTTGGAAAAGTATTAAACATCCGTTGAAAGTAGAGTCTACCCGCAATGGTAAGGTTGATAGCGGGTTGTAA
- a CDS encoding CsbD family protein, producing MNKDIAEGKWKQMKGSVKQKWGKLTDDDVQQINGRCDKFCGKMQERYGMQREEAEREFNQLNK from the coding sequence ATGAATAAAGATATTGCTGAAGGTAAATGGAAACAAATGAAAGGGAGCGTTAAACAAAAGTGGGGGAAGCTTACTGATGATGATGTTCAGCAAATAAATGGACGTTGCGATAAATTCTGCGGAAAAATGCAAGAAAGATACGGTATGCAAAGAGAAGAAGCAGAGCGCGAATTTAACCAGTTAAACAAATAA
- a CDS encoding DUF4177 domain-containing protein, whose product MTHYDEYKVIHVVEGGCGTLLLGSSGLPLKKLEATLNAEAADGWQVVFQVLENKRFMLFWSREAVIVTLGRKYG is encoded by the coding sequence ATGACGCATTATGATGAATATAAGGTGATCCACGTTGTTGAAGGTGGTTGTGGTACTCTTTTACTTGGTTCAAGTGGATTGCCACTTAAAAAGCTAGAAGCAACGCTAAATGCTGAAGCTGCTGATGGCTGGCAAGTTGTGTTTCAGGTGTTAGAGAACAAGCGCTTTATGTTATTTTGGTCTAGAGAAGCCGTCATTGTAACACTTGGACGAAAGTATGGTTAA
- the yidD gene encoding membrane protein insertion efficiency factor YidD produces MVKKLILLAIRKYQTTGGSKQHFNLECNFEPTCSEYTYQAISQYGVLAGVSKGLQRIKRCNDPDCIHKINDPLV; encoded by the coding sequence ATGGTTAAAAAGCTAATTCTGTTAGCTATTAGAAAATATCAAACAACAGGTGGCTCGAAACAGCACTTTAATCTTGAATGCAATTTTGAGCCAACTTGTTCTGAATATACGTATCAAGCCATTAGTCAATACGGCGTATTGGCTGGTGTAAGTAAAGGCTTACAGCGCATTAAGCGGTGTAATGATCCTGACTGTATTCATAAAATAAACGACCCGCTGGTTTAA
- a CDS encoding alpha/beta hydrolase-fold protein: MKMPQFSLLGSLGIFILSMLSATSLAKTPIVEGYVFEHSSEVLDEQRRYMISLPERYFLENSEQRNYPALYIVDADFQFHHTAATAKHLARVGKLPPMIVVGIANQGNQDYMYATTWSSKKKQETDQKSDDPFGGAEQFHKYLKNELVPLIDKRYRTSKDKALAGYSLGGLFSLYSMMNADTPFNAFIAMSPSAWYDDNELKTKVEQYLQHAKPSSPVFLSVANEEGMGVTEINLAFEKYAPKDLRWKFKQYPEENHFTTSLPALYDGITFLSPTYSKDGSDLVALGDYHAVLDYFEQQKQQWGGFTFGWLQAYQFSKYVFWSKQVDKADEILAAVKKRFPESYVEVTTQLTKGFLAKKNLDKAEQLLRSIQTSAEHFPEWHSQLSKVLAAQGKQELADKHHQKAIKFASKAQLASWEVWELH; encoded by the coding sequence ATGAAAATGCCTCAATTTTCATTACTTGGTAGCCTAGGGATATTTATTTTGAGTATGCTTTCAGCTACCAGTTTAGCAAAAACCCCTATTGTTGAAGGATATGTATTTGAGCATAGCTCTGAAGTATTAGACGAGCAGCGCCGATATATGATTTCATTGCCAGAGCGTTACTTCTTAGAAAATTCAGAACAGCGAAACTACCCAGCGCTATATATTGTTGATGCAGATTTTCAATTTCACCACACTGCGGCTACCGCCAAGCATTTAGCCCGCGTTGGAAAACTTCCGCCCATGATTGTAGTAGGCATTGCCAATCAAGGTAATCAGGACTACATGTACGCAACAACCTGGAGCTCAAAGAAAAAACAAGAAACGGATCAAAAGTCAGACGACCCATTTGGCGGGGCGGAACAATTTCACAAATACTTAAAAAATGAGTTAGTACCATTAATTGATAAACGTTACCGTACAAGTAAGGACAAAGCGTTAGCCGGGTACTCGTTAGGAGGCTTATTCTCACTATATAGCATGATGAATGCTGACACGCCATTTAATGCCTTCATTGCCATGAGCCCAAGCGCTTGGTACGACGATAATGAACTAAAAACTAAAGTAGAGCAGTATTTACAACATGCTAAACCAAGTAGCCCAGTGTTTTTATCGGTCGCGAATGAAGAAGGCATGGGCGTCACTGAAATTAACCTAGCTTTTGAAAAATACGCACCTAAAGATCTTCGCTGGAAATTTAAACAATACCCTGAAGAAAACCACTTCACCACCTCATTACCCGCACTATATGACGGTATCACTTTCTTATCACCTACTTATAGCAAAGACGGTTCCGATTTAGTTGCACTAGGCGATTACCACGCAGTACTCGACTATTTTGAGCAACAAAAACAGCAATGGGGCGGGTTCACATTTGGATGGCTGCAAGCTTATCAATTCTCTAAATATGTTTTCTGGTCAAAACAAGTGGATAAAGCCGATGAGATTCTAGCCGCAGTGAAAAAGCGCTTTCCTGAGTCGTACGTAGAAGTCACTACGCAATTAACAAAAGGATTTCTGGCCAAGAAGAATCTTGATAAAGCTGAACAATTATTACGCTCTATTCAAACGTCGGCCGAACACTTTCCAGAGTGGCACAGCCAGTTAAGTAAAGTATTAGCGGCTCAAGGCAAACAAGAATTAGCTGACAAACATCACCAAAAAGCGATTAAATTTGCTAGTAAGGCGCAGCTTGCATCATGGGAGGTGTGGGAACTTCATTAA
- a CDS encoding sugar O-acetyltransferase produces the protein MRSQFDSLTSTLIAQRQQVHEICRQFARSPSKGNLKRLKALFGSCGEQVVIESGFYCDYGDKIQIGDRVFININCTVLDAGNVTIGDDCLIGPNVQIMAVEHGVEPQARLLKHNYAKDVKIGANVWIAAGVIILPGVTIGDNSVIGAGSVVTKLVPDNSLFAGNPAQFIKSL, from the coding sequence ATGAGGTCACAATTCGATAGTTTAACTTCTACGCTTATTGCACAACGTCAGCAGGTGCATGAAATTTGCCGTCAGTTTGCACGCAGCCCAAGTAAAGGTAACTTAAAACGTTTAAAGGCGTTATTTGGCAGTTGTGGCGAGCAAGTCGTGATTGAGTCAGGGTTTTATTGTGATTATGGCGATAAAATTCAGATTGGCGATCGTGTATTTATCAACATCAATTGCACCGTGTTAGATGCGGGGAATGTGACGATAGGCGATGATTGTTTAATTGGACCAAACGTACAGATTATGGCTGTTGAGCATGGTGTTGAGCCGCAAGCGCGCTTGTTAAAACATAATTATGCAAAAGACGTGAAAATAGGCGCTAATGTGTGGATTGCAGCAGGTGTTATCATTTTACCTGGAGTAACGATTGGTGATAATAGCGTGATAGGGGCAGGGAGCGTGGTTACAAAATTGGTGCCTGATAATAGTTTATTTGCGGGTAATCCCGCACAATTTATTAAGTCGCTATGA
- a CDS encoding M48 family metallopeptidase translates to MTNHLHEQFQKSNNQQWLKIIAVSLLVITIAIYQFTYVGLPYFSEKIASNIPDKAYEYLDENTLKSLDEAEFKPTALSVERQQAIQTLFNRLTAKQASKEALNTNKKELEHSRDGRQYQLIFKSWREEPNALALANGTIIITDQMVALAESDEEIAAILLHEIGHVENNHVMENLVSVSLVSVSISLLFGDMSSVVDVLLQGTALGLALNFSRSAEKEADQFAIHHLKLKYGNTDGMVSIFEKLKRHEKEEISWLSTHPNLDERIQLAKHPIH, encoded by the coding sequence ATGACTAACCATCTTCATGAACAATTTCAAAAGAGTAATAACCAGCAATGGCTTAAAATTATAGCTGTTTCTTTACTGGTTATTACTATCGCTATTTATCAATTTACGTATGTTGGTTTGCCTTATTTTTCAGAAAAAATTGCAAGCAACATTCCAGATAAAGCCTATGAGTATTTAGATGAGAACACATTAAAGTCCCTCGACGAGGCTGAATTTAAACCTACTGCGTTAAGTGTTGAACGTCAGCAAGCAATACAAACGCTGTTTAACAGGTTAACGGCAAAGCAAGCGTCAAAAGAAGCACTGAACACTAACAAAAAAGAGCTTGAGCATTCACGCGATGGTAGACAATATCAATTGATATTTAAAAGCTGGCGGGAAGAGCCTAACGCGCTAGCATTGGCAAATGGCACGATTATCATCACGGATCAAATGGTTGCGCTGGCAGAAAGTGACGAAGAAATTGCGGCTATTCTGTTACACGAAATAGGGCATGTTGAAAATAACCATGTGATGGAGAATTTGGTAAGCGTATCGCTTGTGTCAGTTTCGATATCATTACTATTTGGTGATATGTCAAGTGTCGTTGATGTGCTATTACAAGGCACAGCACTTGGCCTTGCTCTTAACTTTTCACGTAGTGCCGAAAAAGAAGCCGATCAATTTGCTATTCATCACCTCAAATTAAAGTATGGTAATACCGATGGCATGGTATCGATTTTTGAAAAATTAAAGCGTCATGAAAAAGAGGAGATCTCATGGTTAAGCACTCATCCAAATTTAGATGAGCGTATTCAGCTGGCCAAACATCCAATCCATTAA
- a CDS encoding TM2 domain-containing protein, translating into MDIDLLKMEEDQLRKEIATLSDEQKRIYYQIEKSQVKDPDTYAVLNWFFVAGLHHFYLGENGRGMINVIVMLVGLITISSFGIWIILSIFIFELPQLFNSQKIVQHYNNEVMKSALEECKKMHSGIARSASHSHYHD; encoded by the coding sequence ATGGATATTGATTTGTTGAAAATGGAAGAAGATCAGCTTCGAAAAGAAATCGCAACGCTGTCTGATGAACAGAAGCGTATTTACTATCAAATTGAAAAAAGCCAAGTAAAAGATCCCGATACTTATGCTGTTTTGAACTGGTTTTTTGTAGCAGGACTACATCACTTCTATTTGGGAGAGAATGGCCGTGGCATGATTAATGTTATTGTGATGTTAGTTGGACTCATCACGATTAGTAGCTTTGGTATTTGGATTATTTTGAGCATTTTTATTTTTGAGCTACCCCAGTTATTTAATAGTCAAAAAATTGTGCAGCACTATAATAACGAAGTGATGAAATCTGCCCTAGAAGAATGTAAAAAGATGCATTCAGGGATCGCTCGATCTGCCTCACATAGTCATTATCATGACTAA
- a CDS encoding M14 family zinc carboxypeptidase: MNKVRAAIVSICFGSMAGIPLASVANEPADIQQLMEEEKAQQNIYRAYYPNMDTARKAAISLHSFLLESNHEEGYLILELSDEEKLKLSKFGFRFEIAHTFIKNRNLRLTELQKNIAAADSSITPTAGIPGYSCYETVEESFAAAQTIASNNPTLATWTDVGDSWEKSDGQTGFDMKVLKLTKNNGITTKPKLFINSAIHAREYTTAPLALDFARWLIDGYGTNADATWILNHHEVHLMLQTNPDGRKKAETGLSWRKNTNQNYCGANSNSRGADLNRNFTFTWNSSGGSSGNVCNATYRGPSAGSEPETQAIEGYVRSLWPDSRGPNQNDPAPMDTSGIHIDLHSYSELILWPWGGTNQVAPNGIELQTLGRKFAFFNNYYPQQSIGLYPTDGTSDSVSYAELGVAAFTFELGTSFFQSCSTYENTIKPNNLPALIYAAKVTRTPYITPGGPDVTAVSLAGNASTTGVPAGTPVNITGSASDQRFSNANGNEGTQNLTQAEYYIDVPPWEAGAQAFSLNASDGSFNSKTEAFDGTINTGSLSEGQHIVYVRAKDGSDKWGAISAVFLNIDNSGAGDPVANFTFDCTELACNFDASSSTDVGGNIVSYSWDFGDSSSGTGVNASNTYAAYGNYTVSLTVTDNDNNTASINKVVELVDPSNGLVNGQPITGLSGSQGDEKRYEMQVPADATGLSFAISGGTGDADLYVKFGSAPTTGDYDCRPWRNGNNETCNIDPTQQGTYHVMIRGYAAYSGVTLVGSYSTGGTPGDSGSNLNISVSQGYWFRHTIEVPAGTSTLTVTTTGGSGDADLYLRSGSAPSTINYDCRSWNSSNQESCVINNPAAGTWHVGVYGYRRSAGIDENWNYE, encoded by the coding sequence ATGAACAAGGTTAGAGCAGCCATTGTTTCAATTTGTTTTGGTAGCATGGCAGGCATTCCGTTAGCGAGTGTTGCTAATGAACCCGCAGATATCCAACAACTGATGGAAGAAGAAAAAGCCCAGCAAAATATTTATCGAGCGTACTATCCCAATATGGACACGGCGCGCAAAGCTGCAATCAGCTTGCATTCATTTTTGCTTGAAAGTAATCATGAAGAAGGCTATTTAATTTTAGAATTAAGCGACGAAGAAAAACTAAAACTAAGTAAGTTTGGTTTTCGGTTCGAAATCGCTCATACATTTATTAAAAATCGGAATTTAAGATTAACCGAGCTTCAAAAAAACATCGCTGCTGCCGACAGCAGCATTACACCTACCGCTGGCATTCCCGGTTACTCATGTTATGAAACGGTAGAAGAGAGCTTTGCAGCAGCGCAAACCATTGCCAGTAACAACCCTACATTAGCTACTTGGACAGATGTTGGTGATTCTTGGGAAAAGTCTGACGGACAAACAGGCTTTGACATGAAAGTATTAAAGCTCACCAAAAATAATGGCATCACAACAAAGCCCAAGCTGTTTATCAATTCTGCTATTCATGCGCGTGAATATACGACAGCGCCACTCGCTCTAGACTTTGCACGTTGGCTCATAGATGGCTACGGAACAAATGCAGATGCAACATGGATATTAAATCACCATGAAGTGCACTTGATGCTGCAAACAAACCCAGACGGCCGTAAGAAAGCTGAAACGGGCCTTTCTTGGCGTAAAAATACTAACCAAAACTATTGTGGCGCCAACAGTAACAGTCGCGGTGCCGATTTAAACCGAAACTTTACATTTACATGGAATAGCTCGGGCGGCTCAAGTGGTAATGTATGTAATGCCACCTACCGCGGCCCAAGTGCAGGCTCTGAGCCAGAAACACAGGCCATTGAAGGTTATGTTCGTAGCTTGTGGCCAGACAGCCGGGGACCTAATCAGAACGATCCCGCACCAATGGACACAAGCGGTATTCACATTGATTTACACAGTTACAGTGAACTCATTTTATGGCCTTGGGGAGGCACCAATCAAGTTGCTCCTAATGGCATAGAGCTACAAACTCTTGGCCGTAAATTTGCGTTTTTCAATAACTATTACCCACAGCAATCCATTGGTTTATATCCAACTGATGGAACCAGTGATTCGGTCAGTTATGCTGAGTTGGGTGTAGCGGCATTTACCTTTGAGTTAGGTACTAGCTTCTTCCAAAGTTGTTCTACGTATGAAAACACCATTAAGCCTAACAATTTACCAGCACTGATTTATGCTGCCAAAGTAACCCGTACACCTTATATAACACCAGGTGGCCCTGATGTTACAGCAGTTAGCTTAGCGGGTAATGCCTCTACCACTGGCGTTCCTGCGGGTACGCCAGTTAACATTACGGGTAGTGCAAGCGATCAGCGATTTAGTAATGCTAATGGTAATGAAGGTACGCAAAACTTAACCCAAGCAGAATACTATATTGATGTGCCGCCTTGGGAGGCAGGCGCTCAAGCATTTAGCTTAAACGCAAGTGACGGCAGTTTTAACTCAAAAACTGAAGCGTTCGACGGCACCATCAATACAGGAAGTCTTAGCGAAGGTCAGCATATCGTTTATGTTCGTGCTAAAGACGGTTCTGATAAGTGGGGAGCAATTAGCGCTGTATTTTTAAATATCGACAATAGCGGAGCTGGCGATCCTGTAGCCAACTTTACCTTTGATTGCACAGAACTAGCCTGTAACTTCGACGCATCTAGCTCTACCGATGTAGGTGGCAATATTGTTAGTTATAGTTGGGACTTTGGTGACAGCAGTAGCGGCACTGGCGTAAATGCATCCAATACTTACGCAGCCTACGGTAACTACACTGTATCGCTTACCGTCACTGATAACGACAATAACACTGCATCAATTAATAAAGTTGTTGAATTGGTTGATCCCAGTAATGGTTTAGTGAACGGTCAACCTATAACAGGCTTATCGGGCAGTCAAGGTGATGAGAAACGCTATGAAATGCAAGTTCCAGCCGATGCAACGGGGTTAAGTTTTGCTATCTCGGGCGGCACAGGTGATGCTGACTTATATGTGAAATTTGGTTCTGCGCCAACAACGGGTGACTATGACTGTAGACCATGGAGAAACGGTAATAACGAAACCTGTAATATTGATCCAACACAACAAGGTACTTACCATGTAATGATTCGCGGTTACGCAGCTTATTCAGGGGTAACGTTAGTTGGCTCATATAGTACTGGTGGCACTCCAGGGGATAGTGGCAGCAACTTAAATATCAGTGTAAGCCAAGGGTATTGGTTTAGACACACTATTGAAGTACCTGCTGGCACATCAACGTTAACAGTTACAACAACAGGTGGTAGTGGCGATGCTGACTTATATTTAAGATCAGGATCAGCGCCATCAACCATCAACTATGATTGCCGCTCATGGAACAGCAGTAACCAAGAGTCTTGTGTAATCAATAACCCTGCCGCAGGCACGTGGCATGTTGGTGTATACGGTTATCGCCGCAGCGCAGGTATAGATGAAAACTGGAATTATGAATAA
- the miaE gene encoding tRNA-(ms[2]io[6]A)-hydroxylase — MFELKYLTPSAWTDAVLADFDTFLQDHAAAEKKASGMALSMLSHYPDRRKLVKAMTDLALEELIHFKQVLKLLLDRDVNLGDDKKDTYVKQLRALFRNGSEVFLMDRLLVAGVIEARGHERFSLVAEALPQGKEKEFYVAIAKSEEKHKNLFVELAYEYFPKETVDERLEEILIAEAEICAKLPFRAALH; from the coding sequence ATGTTTGAACTTAAATACTTAACGCCAAGTGCTTGGACAGATGCAGTTTTGGCTGATTTTGATACCTTTTTGCAAGACCATGCCGCAGCAGAAAAAAAAGCATCTGGCATGGCGCTATCTATGCTGTCGCATTATCCAGACCGTAGAAAGTTAGTTAAAGCAATGACAGATTTGGCTTTAGAAGAGTTAATCCACTTCAAGCAAGTGCTAAAACTGCTTTTAGATCGTGATGTCAACTTAGGTGATGATAAAAAAGACACTTACGTAAAACAACTGCGCGCGCTATTTCGTAATGGCAGTGAGGTATTTTTAATGGATAGATTGCTGGTAGCAGGAGTTATTGAGGCAAGGGGGCATGAACGTTTTTCACTTGTGGCTGAGGCATTACCACAAGGTAAAGAAAAAGAGTTTTACGTTGCGATTGCTAAATCAGAAGAAAAGCATAAAAATTTGTTTGTAGAGCTGGCGTATGAATACTTTCCCAAAGAAACGGTAGATGAGAGGCTAGAAGAAATATTAATAGCTGAAGCCGAAATTTGCGCTAAATTACCGTTCAGGGCTGCACTGCATTAG
- a CDS encoding NADP-dependent oxidoreductase: MTSVDNRKFVLASRPTGAPTEDNFDFKTEQLPEIKDGELLLRTIYLSLDPYMRGRMNDAESYAEPVNIGEIMVGATVCQVEQSKNDKFAVGDWVLAYTGWQEYAISNGKELMPLGNDPSRPSYALGVMGMPGFTAYMGLLDIGEPKEGETVVVAAATGPVGATVGQIAKIKGCKVVGIAGGTEKCQHAVEKLGFDACIDHKADNFEEQLKEACTDGIDVYYENVGGKVFDAVLPLLNISARIPLCGLVSQYNATSLPDGPDRMFALMGHILTKRIKMQGFIIFDDYGHRYDEFAKDMQQWLNEGKVHYKEHMIDGFENTVTAFNDMLNGKNFGKTVVKVNNPL, from the coding sequence ATGACATCAGTCGATAACCGGAAGTTTGTACTTGCCTCACGTCCAACAGGCGCACCAACAGAAGATAATTTTGATTTTAAAACCGAACAATTACCTGAGATAAAAGACGGTGAACTATTGCTTCGCACTATTTATTTATCGCTAGATCCCTATATGCGAGGACGAATGAATGATGCAGAGTCATATGCTGAACCTGTTAACATTGGCGAAATCATGGTTGGCGCCACGGTATGCCAAGTTGAACAATCCAAGAACGACAAATTTGCCGTGGGTGACTGGGTACTTGCATATACGGGCTGGCAAGAATACGCCATTTCGAATGGGAAAGAACTAATGCCCCTGGGTAATGATCCTAGTCGTCCTTCATACGCACTAGGTGTAATGGGAATGCCAGGTTTTACCGCTTACATGGGTTTGCTAGATATAGGCGAACCTAAAGAAGGTGAAACTGTTGTTGTGGCAGCGGCTACGGGCCCGGTGGGTGCTACCGTCGGACAAATTGCCAAAATTAAAGGCTGTAAAGTGGTCGGTATTGCTGGTGGCACCGAAAAATGTCAACACGCGGTAGAAAAACTTGGCTTTGATGCTTGTATTGATCACAAAGCGGATAATTTTGAAGAGCAACTAAAAGAAGCCTGCACTGATGGTATCGATGTGTACTACGAGAATGTAGGTGGTAAGGTATTTGATGCAGTTTTACCCTTGCTAAACATATCCGCTCGCATTCCTTTATGTGGCTTAGTCTCGCAATACAACGCAACCTCGTTGCCAGATGGCCCTGATCGCATGTTTGCATTAATGGGACATATATTAACTAAGCGTATAAAAATGCAAGGCTTTATTATCTTTGATGATTACGGCCATCGTTATGACGAATTCGCCAAAGATATGCAGCAGTGGCTTAACGAAGGCAAAGTTCATTATAAGGAGCACATGATAGACGGATTTGAAAACACCGTTACTGCATTCAATGATATGTTAAACGGAAAGAATTTTGGAAAAACAGTAGTTAAAGTCAATAATCCACTTTAA